From the genome of Candidatus Thermoplasmatota archaeon:
GCTGGTCTTCGACGAGGTCCAGACAGGCTTCGCGAGAACGGGCAAGATGTTCGCATGCGAGCACTTCGACACGATTCCAGACATAATGGTCATGGGCAAGGCGCTGGGAGGGGGCACACCACTCGGGGCGATCATCGCGAAGCACGACATCATGAGGAAATGGAGGCCAGGCTCACACTCCTCCACATTCGGCGGGAACGCAATAACGATGGCGGCCGGTCTCGCGCATGTGCAGGCGATTATAGAGGAGAATCTCGTAGACAGGGCCGCTAAGCTGGGTGAGTACTCGATGAAGCTGCTCAAGGAGATGCAGCAGCGCAGAGAGATCATCGGCGATGTCAGAGGCAGAGGCCTTATGATAGGTGTCGAGCTCGTCAAGAACCAGTACACCAAGGAGCCGCACGAGGCGACGAATATACAGGGCAAGTGCTGGAGGGCCGGCCTGATGACCCTTACATCCGGGTTCTTCGGAAATGTCTTCAGGATCGCTCCGCCGCTGTGCATATCCAAGGCGCAGCTCGAGAAGGGCTTCGAGATCTTCGAGCAGGCCCTCAAGGACGAGGAGGAGTTTCTGAAGCTCGGGACCTCCGCCCCGCCAGGAGCGCTAGGCGGACACGCCTAGGATTGCCAACCCCCTCAAACCCCCTTCTATCGTATTCTGTCCGGCCTTTCCTGACTATCTTCTCCTCAGTTTCGGGTTGAGGACCTCGTCGAGGGCGTCGCCGATTAGATAGAAGGCCATGATCAAGAGGATGATGCACAGGCCAGGTGCAAGTATCGTCCACCACGCGAAGCTTGAGAATGCCTGGTATTCGTAGGCGGACTCCAGCATCGTCCCCCAGCTAATCACTGTCGGATCGCCTAGGCCGAAGAAGTCGAGGAATGATTCCGAGAAGATCGAGTTCGCGATCAGGAGGACGGTGTTCGCGAATATCAGCGGGAACACGTTCGGCAGGATGTGTTTCCAGATGATTCTTCCGTTGCCTGCACCGACCGCTCTTGCCCTCTCGACGAACGCCCGCTCCTTCACGGACAGGACCTGTGCCCTCACGATTCTCGCTGTTGACGGCCAGCTTGTTATGCCTATTGCGATTATCACGTTTTCAAACGTTTGCCCGAACAGCATCACGAAGACGATCATCAGCGGGAACCACGGGATCACGAGGAAGAAGTCGGTCAGCCGCATGAGGACCTCGTCTGCGATCTTTCCGAAGTATCCAGCGCCGAGACCTACCGAAGTGCCCAGGACTATCGATATGAGCGATGCGAGCATCCCGACGATCAGGCTGGCGCGGCTACCCCAGAGGGTAAGAGACCATACGTCCCTCCCGTAGTAGTCCGTCCCGAATGGGAATTCCAGTGAGGGACTAGCGTACTGCGGGTTCACCTCGGCCCACTTGAGTGACAGAGGGCCGTCGTGCGTCGCAAGTAGCGGTGCGACAAGGGACATGGTTACGAATGCGACAAGCATCCCAAGCCCGATCATGCCGGCACTGTTGGTCCTGAAGAGCCGCCAGGTCTGGACAGATGACTTGTACAGGAGGTGAGCCTTCTCCTTGCGGCTCTCGGTCAGAATCGACGCGAACACTCCTCTGGGGTGTATCGGATTGGACGTCGGGGCGCTCATATCCTCACCCTGGGATCCATCTTCAGCATGGCGATATCCGAGATGAAGTTGGCAGCGATGACAGCAATCGCTTCGAGCATGAAAACCGCCTGCAGAAGCGGGTAGTCGTAACCGATGACCGCCCTGTACATCAGGTAGCCGAGGCCCTGATAGGAGAAGACCGCCTCGATCATGATTGAGCCGCTGATTATCCAACCGACGTTCATCGCGATGACCGTTACGACGGGCAACATTGCATTTGGCATCGCGTGTTTGTGGAGGACGTCGCGCGAGCCCAAGCCCTTCGCGACGGCTGTCACCATGTACTCCTCCGTCATGACGTCGATCAGGGAGCTCCTGGTGATGATCGAGAATGTCGCGATCGTCTCTATGACCAGTGCGAAGAGCGGAAGGAGCGTGTGATAGCTTCGGTCAGCGATCATCTCGAACGGACCCATTTCGCTGTAGTCGTCGCTGTACGCCCCACTGATAGGCCAATCTGGGACGTATCTCGCGAACAACATGAGCATGAACAACGCGAACAGGAACGTGGGCATACAGTAGAACACTAGGAAGAACGAGCTTCCGAATCTATCGACGGCCTTGCCTCGTTTCCACGCGGTCACTCTTCCGAGCATCACCCCCACCCAGACTGATAGTACAGTCCCAAAGCCCACCAGGATGAAAGTATTGAGGAGAAACGGCCCAAGAACGCTGCCAACTGTCGATCCTTTGTAGACGGTTATGCTCTTACCGAATTCTCCCGTGAACACCTGCTCGAGGTATATGATGAACTGCTCGGGCATCGATTTGTCGAGTCCGTAGTACTTCGTCAGCTCCGCCTTTGTCTCAATCGTGGCGTTCTTTCCGAACATTATGTTCTCGATGTCTCCGGGCATCACCCGGAAGAGAACGAAGTTGAAGCTGATGATCAGGAGGACTGTGATACCCAAGTAGAGAAGGCGCTTGCCCACGTATCTGGTTATGTTCTCCGGCATATCTGGTTCTCCCTGTCAATGGTCAAGGAAATCGCCTAGGTGGCAGCTGTCCTTCGTTGCAGGATCCCTAAACCTGGTTAAGGTAGCTTCAGATCCTCTTCCTTGCGTCTCCGCCTCCTAGCAAGCAACACGCCGACGACTGCAACCGCCACGATTCCGCCTACGACGAAATAGAACGGAAGCATGCTCCGCTCCTTCTGCGTCCCAGGTTCGAGGTCGAAGAAGAGCGGATTGGCGCCCCAGAAGTGAGTCATTGACCTCCCAGGGTGATTCGCCCAGTCGCCCCAGCCAGAATAGGAATCGGTCCGCCAGGCGTAGCATCCGTACGGGTAGACGGTGACGA
Proteins encoded in this window:
- a CDS encoding ABC transporter permease codes for the protein MSAPTSNPIHPRGVFASILTESRKEKAHLLYKSSVQTWRLFRTNSAGMIGLGMLVAFVTMSLVAPLLATHDGPLSLKWAEVNPQYASPSLEFPFGTDYYGRDVWSLTLWGSRASLIVGMLASLISIVLGTSVGLGAGYFGKIADEVLMRLTDFFLVIPWFPLMIVFVMLFGQTFENVIIAIGITSWPSTARIVRAQVLSVKERAFVERARAVGAGNGRIIWKHILPNVFPLIFANTVLLIANSIFSESFLDFFGLGDPTVISWGTMLESAYEYQAFSSFAWWTILAPGLCIILLIMAFYLIGDALDEVLNPKLRRR
- a CDS encoding ABC transporter permease, which translates into the protein MPENITRYVGKRLLYLGITVLLIISFNFVLFRVMPGDIENIMFGKNATIETKAELTKYYGLDKSMPEQFIIYLEQVFTGEFGKSITVYKGSTVGSVLGPFLLNTFILVGFGTVLSVWVGVMLGRVTAWKRGKAVDRFGSSFFLVFYCMPTFLFALFMLMLFARYVPDWPISGAYSDDYSEMGPFEMIADRSYHTLLPLFALVIETIATFSIITRSSLIDVMTEEYMVTAVAKGLGSRDVLHKHAMPNAMLPVVTVIAMNVGWIISGSIMIEAVFSYQGLGYLMYRAVIGYDYPLLQAVFMLEAIAVIAANFISDIAMLKMDPRVRI